The genomic segment ATTATATCAAGGCAAAACTATTGCCATTCATTTTTATGTTGAACACCTCTCTACCTTCAGCATCTCTGATCAAGTAATATTTGTCTTCAAAAGCAACTTTAAACCCATTCTCAACAAGTTGTCCAACTCTTAACAAGGTTTTGATCAATATCATTGTAACATCTCCAATACCCCTAGAATCGAGAACAATGTTAAATCAAGAGTAAATATGTTAGAATTTGAGGATGTTAtacaatagaaaattttaatgttagtAGAGGGAGAAGATAGATAATGAAGGTGATTGAAAAGGCTCATATATTATGAGAAATAAATCCATGGtattgactaaattgtaagagAGTGAAAAGTGTTAGGGCAAAAGTAAGAAAATTAAGAGTTggaatgattaaatttaattgaagGGAAAATGTGGAGGGACTAGAGgtgaaattttaccaaaaaagaaTATGACTCATGAATGGTATTGTAGAAAAAGTTGAGGGCATGGTCAATGTTCAATTTAGATAAATATGGCATGaatgattaaggactaaattgtgttaaattgtgATTGGTTAGAATAATTTAGaattatctcattttattttaattaattgttaagttgataaaaagatgaaagaaaaaaaaagaggttaTCTTCATCATTTTTGTGTCGTCCTTCTaggaagaaagaaacaaaaaaacttTGCAAACCTTACAGTTTAGTCTTATTCACcatttccaagctttccaagcttaataCCTCCAATTTCTTTCATGAATATTTACTGAAATCAATAGAGAAGCCTAGTAGTTATCTTAGTTTCATGAGAAGTACATCCATAGTTgtgttggaggagagagaaaataagaattagggtttgatcataaaaatttaaggtaaatatgataagttttttttttatgaatttcaaGTTAGTTTTGTTTAAAGAGTATAGATATGATATTTGATTATAATTTTGATAAGTAAATCttgtatgttttgatatgaaaatgaagaaagagaaaagaagtgATCAATAAGTTGGGGAGAAAGGCAAAGAGATAGCCAAacagtagaagaagaagaagaagaagaaagcttGATTTCAATCCTTTGATTGTGAAGTCCAACtagaattttacttaattagtttaaatttctatagtaagttaaatagataaaataattattatatggtTTTGTTTACTAATCTTTGTGCTTTATTTAATTAAGAATTTAATGGTGAATGAtagatataattattaaattctatTTATTATGTGTATTATAGTGAAATGGAATAGTTACGAAAAATAGGACTTAAAATTGCAAAATATGAAAAAGTGACATGTGGAATGTTATGGTAAATTTTATTagtgaatatgaaatttttataagataGAGAGTTACACTTCAAGTGTTAAAGAAAGTCGATAGTTATGTTTATTACGTTGttataataaggactaaattgaaataaattcaaaatatgcaaattttgttttgaaatgtaaaaatgaagatgattttaatataatttcCCAAGTAGACAATATGATAACTAGTGGGATAACATGCCATTAGGAACTATTTAGCGCGCTCTCTGTTCTGACATCGCTTCGGTGCCACTTTGTTTTGATTAAGCATTTTAGTGCTATTCTGTTCTGACATGGAACTCTGGTGCTACTCTATTCTATTACTGCACTTTGGTGCATCCCTATACTATTTTTGTATATCCTACGAGTTTTGTTAAGTCTACGTTGGGCCTCTGTTGAAtaataaaagacaaaaaataaagtTAAGAATAAATGACAAGATTATGTGTTAGTGATGGAATAATAATGAAAGGAATTATAATGATTGAGTTATACTATGGAGATACTAATACTAAATTATTCTATACTTTTTTGTTACAATGCTATTGaactatatttcatttatttaataaacGGCAAGTTTAATTCTCGTTGTATTTACTAAGCTTTCACAAGCTTATCGCATTACATTTAATGCACAGGTAAAGATGTAAACTGAAGATTTATTGAGGATCAGTCTCTTCACATCTCATCACATCAGCTTGGAGAAGAGTTTATTATCTccactatttttttttaagtatatgACATGTTTCTAGATGAATATTTATGTAAGTAAATAGGGAACTAATTGATTCCCAAACTTGAGTTTGATGTGTTTTGGTTAGTAATATATGGTGTTATTTGGTATATGAGTTATGGTTTGTGTCTAGAATGATTATGAATGATTTTGGTATGGTTTGGATGTgtttgaaaatagaaattttaagtCCCTTGTCCCAGGTCTCAAGACATTTGATGTGTGTTCGAGACATACAAATTTCGAAGCTAAAAATCTAAGTATGTGTGTCTTGAGACGTAAAGGATTTTGTCTCGAGACATACACTTACTTGTCTCGAAATAGGAACAACATTGAAGCTAAATGTCTACAGTGCCATGGCAATGTCTCAAGCATATGGACTTGCagctgaaaatttttatttaaattaaatgaggcctgaaataaattttatatgcaACTAATCTTTATTAATAGTGTAATTATGTTACTACAAGTGTAATAAGGTCTTGAAATCATTATTAAAAGTTCAGTTTAAAAGTGTCTAAAATGATAAATGTATGTTTAGTGTTAAATGTAGTATTCATTGCTCAAGTTCACTCatgtaagaggtgttacaatcaTGCATAAATAAAACATCATAAATGAGCTTTAAACGTGTTAGGCTTTCTATAGCTACTGCTCATTTAACTTTTGTTGGAATACTAAGTACTTCCAATTCTGACTTTGGAGATAACTATTCTATCAAGTTCCCTGAAGAGATCTTGATCATTTGTCATGTGATTTGTACAAATGTTATATACAAGCTAGCTCTCATAAGTCCTTTTACTTTCAAAGCATGTTACAACAAACATTTTCTCCTCTTGGTATTTCTCAACTGTTGCACTGGCTTCCCCTATTGCTGTTGAGTTCTACGAATCTTCTCGACATATCTTTGCCTACTCCATTTGTTGCATTTCACATCTGTTCTTCACCAGCATTTATGCTGAAgatgatttgttttttttacaatGAGGATAGGATAGATAAATTCCATTTGTCTCGTGGTCTTACTTGGCTTCTTATgagtcttttttattttattttattctattttgtagcTTTCATTTGTCTGTGTATAACTGGCTTGAAATGCTACTTCTACAAAATTTTCTTGCCTCATGAGCCTCATTTGTTCTGAAGCCTAGAAAGTAGCTAGTAGCTCTGCCAAGGTAATACTTGATATATCTTTTGAATTCTCCAAGGAAGAAATTATAGCTTCATACCTTTTAGGAAGAGTAACCAAAATCTTTTCAACAATTCTTCTATTAGAAAAGTCTTTACCTAACAATCTCACCTTGTCTGCAATTGTAAGCAGTTGTTCAACGTAGTCATTTGCTACTTCAAACTCTTTCATTCTCTtcacttaaaatttttgaaccaaGTCCATCGCTTGCATGTTCTTGATTCTTTCACTCCCTTCATATTCTTTTTTAAGTTACTCCTTAAGTTTCTGTAGCGGATTCAATTACATGATTCTTGTGAGAATTGATGGTGAAACTATATAAAATAAGCATGCCTTGACTTTAGCCTTCCTCGCCTTCTTCTCCTTATGATTCTTCATCTATGCAACTGTTGGATTGTTTGGATGTTATGGATCGAGCCATCGGACGATTTGTAGGAAAATTGTTTGGCTCAGTGGGGCTTTCCcccttgtttttgtttctttatgcGAGTACCCTATGGTGAATGTGTGAAACTCTTCAAAGGAGTCACTTACCTTAGACTCATTCGAGAAAGTCTTAAATCTCTTAAAATTGAACTAATATCCCACAAACTATATTTCTCCCAAATTGGCCTCTTAAATAGAGGTTACATAGCTCAAATAAAACACTTACTAAAGTAATTAAAAGCAAATACTCTAACTAAGTAAAGACTCCTAATGATATAAAATACTCCTAAATAAAATCTTCTAATACTtctaatgaaataataaattgatctcctaataataattaattaattgatgtcTAACTTTACTCTGCTCCAAGAAAAGAGCTTGTTCGCAAGCTCGAGATTGAATAGCTCATGCATTTTTTTGGCTCGTTATTGCACGCAAGGATATGTTAGTTCCTTTATGCTTCTTTGTTGCCGCACAACATCGTCAAGATCTTTGATTCCATCCAAATACTCTTTTTCATTGGTTCCTGAACGAGTATGATTTGTTATATGTAGCAAAGacccttttctttttgttctgtCACCTTTGCATGAGTTAACGTTTTAACAATAAGGGTTGTACTTTTTAAACCTGAACTTATTGTTGACATCCCTTCACACCCAAATTTGTTTTTAGCAATAGAAGAGGGAGTTGTCACTACCATGTTGGTATCTTTAGTACTCAAGCTTGTCTAGTGCCACGATTCTCTTCGCATGCTTATCATTCTTACTAGTTGTTACTTCTTTGTAAAGGCTTGTGCCAAATTCATTACCTGAACAAGGTTTGGGGGATTTTGCATATCTACATCAAGGATAATTAAGCCCATTAATCCTGCGGTAAACAAGTCGATGAGGAATTGCATAATCATCCTCCAGTGCTTGTCAGGCATCAAGAGCTTGCAAGTAAAAAGTATCCTAACAACCGATGTTTGGTAATATTCTCTATTGAAGACTAGTATTGTGATTGTGATTGTGACGCTTGTCTCTTCCATTTTACATAGGTCCTTCAAGATCACAAGTGTATAATTaactcaaaaacaaaatttaaaaaattagaaaattttaaattattctaaaaatctTACTTATTGCAACTGTATATGGTTGACTGATTTCGACAAATTATAAGGCATGAGTTACAACTCATCTAACCCAAACCCAAAATAAAGTCAACATGAAGCAATCTAAATCCtaaattgatctaaataaataaattcacaaaGAATTATTCAAGGGTCACATCGTTCGTCTGTTCTAGTAGGCCCTACCAAATTTAGTCTGAGcttggataaaaaaaaattgatctcGAAACAACCCAATTTGAATTCAAttttaaatgataacaaatattttaaattttaaatttaaatttaagtataaatatatataaatataaaatatatatttgattttttattaacattttaaacAATGAAGTGAGCTTTTCGGCCATCCTGAAATTAGCCTAAGCTTGGATgttttcttctgtttttttttttttttggaattagaTCACGAATCAGTCCCACCCATAACAACTCCAGACCCTAATCTAAAATAAGCTGAACACCAAAACAACTCAATcttaaaaaagactaaaatattttaaaatttaaattaacctCCAATcaacaaatttatcaaaaaccATCTCTAATTACTTACCCTAGAACTCGTGTCACCCATCCTATGGGttagaaaatatcattttaaaataatagtatactatgataaaattaagttaataggcattttactaattattatttattattagagagaaaaaaaatcagcTCTAAATGGCATTGTATCTTTAATggaaatgatttattattataaaaagaaTTGATGGGTAGTTTTTTCTAAGAAATATGACATTAAGtttatgttataataaaattttggGGGTGCAGCGAAGTTTGGGAAGATTGGagcccaaaatataaatttatggtAGGATAATAATAATATCACTTGTGATTCGTAAACTGTCATTAAGCTCTTAATCACATAGTAACCGTCTTTTAACAGTTAATGACAACTGATAACCCAAGGAAACCAGAAACCTCTACATGGAAATaaagttactttctcttttgtttttgaattttatacCATTCCCCTTCTTCAACCTTCTTTCTCTTAATAAAAATCCccacattatttttatataagttatgtTGAAGTTGTATTTTATAATGCTTCATTTTTTCTGGTAGTAATTTAATATATAGACGTTGTAATTTGTCGATTAATGTCATTGTATTTATATTCTGATAATCAGTTACTCAACAATTTATATGTtacagaattgaaaagaaaattagtttaactttataaaaaaattaaccaataactaaactaattaaatttaactaatttcattatttttctagaaaaaagaaattcaaaattagaCACTAATAATAACGCTTCTTTTACTAACAAAAATTACCCAACAACGAGGTAGTGGGTGGCAAATGGCAATGCTTTCACTTTTTAACTCCCACGTAGAGAATTGAATTTTGCAACTACTCGAGGAAGTGACACTTGCCATCCCACATGTCACTCTATAGCCATGTCTAATGCTGGTTATAAATCTGTTTCATTATAATCCATTACACTTTTGAACTGGATAAGAGTGAAAAGAAAGGAATATTGCAGGAAAAATGGCTCCCAAACGTCGAGCAAAAGTTGTAGTGAGGTCTACTAAGAAAATCGTTAAGGAAACTGTTCAAGTAGCTGTGATTGATAAAACAGAGGGAGAGAACAATGGTGATCAACAACAGCTGGATACGGTTCCTTTGGAAGACATAGAAGAGGCAGAAGAAAGGGTAATCACTGAAATTCCCATACAAGGGTCAACTGAAGACAAAGCAGAAAAAGAACCCCACAAAGTGGAAGCTCCAGGCGAAAAAAATAGAGTGCAAGGAGAAGAGAAAACAGAGCCAGTTCATGAGGAAGAAGAACCgaggaaagaagaaaagaaaggaaagagaaagAGAGGGAAGAAGAAAGAATTGGTGGGGCATGAAGGGTACAAGACGTACGTTTTCAGGGTACTGAAACAGGTTCATCCTGGAATGGCGATTTCATCCAAGGCAATGTCGGTGATCAACAGCTTGATGAACGACATGTTCGAGAAGATTACGAACGAGGCAACCAAGCTGTCACAGTACACGGACAGGAAGACACTGTCTTCGAGGGAGATTCAAGGGGCAGTGAGATTGGTTTTGCCAGGGGAGCTTGGCAAACATGCTGTGGCTGAAGGAAGTAAAGCTGTCACTAACTATGCTTCCTACGATATAAAACGCTCCAAATTGGTTTAGTTTTTCTAGGATGTATTACTAGATTGTAGGTAGGTTTTGATGTTCCTTGGTGTTGCCACCTTTGAATTTTGTTTTGTACTATAATTAAAAGGAGGTTGTATTTGTATGCAAGTTTGATTTAGGTTTTATAGGACATGTTTTCTACAACTATCATATAACAAAGTTCTTCATTTCCATGGTTTGCTTTAAAAGTTATTTCTATTATTAGTATTAAAAACCACGGCTTCTGCATTATTTTCAAGGAATGTTGGACTTAAAAGAAAGCAATATCAAGTAATGTTTGGGACACAGTATAATGATAAATCCTCCTCTCCAATTGATGGACATTTATGAGGACACATGATAAGATTTCGACACATATTAACAGACACAAATTAACCGCTATAACcataccaaaaaaaaatcaaaattttttaaaatatacaattACATCTTATTATACGTTTTCAATAGttgtaacaatttttttttcacaaaacgGTCTTGACAGTTGGGCAGCAGGAGCTTTCACCATGgacaaaatctaataaaaatgtACAACCTACAAGATTAAAAggaatattatcaaattttatataaattaaaaatagtttaaatatgattataataaaataaacatagaacatttcaagataaaataaatatagaacaATTTAGATACTAACTATATAATAAACAGAATACATAATTGTCTACCATAACTGTCTTAGACtatcaaaaaatttattcaaatcttgACTGCAAAATATTTATCCGGATTAATGAtactaaaataatgattttatatttataattaaaaaaaataagaactagCCCTATGTAAACTAATTTCTTAGTGAAAAATAATGATtataagaaatatttatttagaaaataagatatttataattaaaaaagtaaagaaaataatgaaaagagagaaagaacttataaaaaaaatgttaaaaagacTAAAACTGAGatggataaatatatttataaaatattcacaaaaaataaatgtaattttgattgaaatgatagaaatgaaaatattaaaaattatggaGTTTAGAGTtcgtaatatattttttaatttcatataaaaatataaaaagacagaGAGGACctaacaatatatttattattttttataattatgtgatATTTGATAATATTCTACTTGAATTGAGACTTAATTAATACGTAACACCAACTCAAAcagttatttaatataaaatatacatactTCAATAATAATACAGACAATCATATTTCAAGagaaaagtaaattaaattttaagtgaTGTCTTGTTacaaccaaaaagaaaataaggcTTTGTTGACATAATTTTTTTCGCCTATCCTTTCTACTAATTTAGCAATacaattttatagttatttttaattaaaaacaacttAATAATATTATCTACATTAGTCCTTGTGCATTTTCAATTACTTatgaaaaaattttcttttttttttatttgtaaaatctTACTTCTATAAAAATAACACAAACATCTTAGTACTTAACGTATAgcttcaattaattaattgataattttattattatatttaaatgttaaactaaaaaatgttgaaaaactatattttataattttaactaaacattaaaaattaaaattttaactaatagcTATTTAAAAAACtatgtttattttcaaatatcacatgtaaattaaactaaaaattaagtaatacatattaaaatactatatttttttaaaatataaaagaattattaagtatttttcttatacataattttcaaaatacctaattagaataaataataaatgttaatattattttaacattgttCTATCACCCCTTCAGGGACATCCGATAAAATTGGAGCATTGttctattaaaatataatatttacataatcTTATtcataattatacatatataattacaaaaaaagtaaattaaatattatcataAAACATTTTATAATGCATAAATGAACTACATTAGTATATGCTAATGCTCATTTAAGAGTTTTACAATCaaagtttattaattttaaattaacattatatgtttatataataattttcaataatgattttttgttttttctcttaaatttttaaataatatatcatCATTATTTGGCTTTGAATATATTATCACAAATAACAATTAAttcaagtttattttaaatattaagtttTTCATTCTAAACTTCTATGGAtcataatacaaattataaagaatttaaaaaatattattttgtaacaagttttaaaaaacaaatataaattattttaattaaatatgcaACCAAACTCAGAATAAGAAActaattttactattaaattgGTGTCACTTGATTAAATACTTAGATAtgtttaatcaaaatttgatcttTTTTGTCTATTGAATTTGGTTTGTTTTTTAATAGTAGATGACACATTATTCTAATTTGATAAGTCTACCATAAtccataataatatttttttactttgttattattttactaaGTGACTTCCTTATTTTAGAATTGATGTCATTAAGTCACACCAAATTCAGCCAGAAACTTTATAGCAGTAGAAATAGACTGATAATGCATTAGAAGATTGGATTTTCTGTTTCAATCATATTCATACCTAATCATGGCAATGATCTCAGAAAGGGGAAAGAGAAAggagaaagataaaaaagaaaaataagatacCTGGAGTGATCCTGAAGCAAAAGCTGATGAGAGATTCTATAattgtttcttttccttttgttctttttattGGATTGAGTAAGCACGGACGACCTCAATTACCGGTGCACGACACATTGGACACTTGGCTCCACTTTTGACCAATTCAttgccacatttaaagcaagcgcAC from the Gossypium hirsutum isolate 1008001.06 chromosome D09, Gossypium_hirsutum_v2.1, whole genome shotgun sequence genome contains:
- the LOC107891592 gene encoding histone H2B type 1-P codes for the protein MAPKRRAKVVVRSTKKIVKETVQVAVIDKTEGENNGDQQQLDTVPLEDIEEAEERVITEIPIQGSTEDKAEKEPHKVEAPGEKNRVQGEEKTEPVHEEEEPRKEEKKGKRKRGKKKELVGHEGYKTYVFRVLKQVHPGMAISSKAMSVINSLMNDMFEKITNEATKLSQYTDRKTLSSREIQGAVRLVLPGELGKHAVAEGSKAVTNYASYDIKRSKLV